DNA from Cynocephalus volans isolate mCynVol1 chromosome 2, mCynVol1.pri, whole genome shotgun sequence:
GTAATTAAAGTAATGGGAGTTAAAATGGaacctcagtctctctctctctcttttttttttccaagaaactAGATTTGAGATTCTGCCAGCTGAATTGCCTCTTCATATGAGAGAACTATTTTGTCCCTGGGTGGCTGCTGGGTCTGGCCTGGTGCAGACTGTGCCCCTGGAGTTCACTGGGTTTTGGAAGTGCTTTGCTTATAGTGGAGTATTTGCTAAATCATTTAATCCCCCTAATTTTCATATATGAATAATATTGAATTTTGAATACTAAGTTGATTTCTGAATCACCAAAGGAGAATACCATGAATTGCAGCTCAGggttttaaaaactgcttttttctttcttaggtcCAGATAACTCTCACCTCCCATGACTGTGGTGGACTAACCAAAAGAGATGTGAAATTGGCCAAGTTTATTGACAAAGCAGCTGCTTCTGTGTGATTTCTTCCAAAAGGCATATAAGATCCTATGCACGTCTTagccaaaatgtatttttaaggcAATTTATATGAACAAATTAAGTTGTAAATTTAGTTCACCTTTACAAACTGCATTTTGTAAAATCAGTGCTTAAATACAAAATGACTTGAACTTGAGCCTGAGGTATTTTTCATTATATCTAATCATATACAAAAGATAAACCAACCAACATAATTATATGAATAATATTTGAAAGGAGAAATGGCATTCTTAAACACCAGAAATTGGGATGGGGGAAAATTCACACATTTTGTAACTCAGAAATTCAAGCAATTATGGTGACTTTGCAAATGCATTGTGTTGGAGAATAGTTGTAAGGTGGAAAAAGGAGTATGAACTCTGCAGATAATGGGTTTTAACTTTAGATAGAAATTCTTTTGAAGCTAaagtttatttgaattttaacttATGTTACTGCTTAAGTCATTAATTAGATTACAAAAGTCGCAAAAATAGGGTGAGCTGTCTTGGTGTGTTTTATCTTTACTTTTCAGACAGGGAGTTGATAGAGAGGACAAGTGTCTCGTCCATGGCTTCTAGCAAGGTTTGGCAATACATGGATTCACTGTCCCAGTAGCCAACTTACAGGGTCATTAGTTGACTTGCTGAGTTAAAGAGGAACTGAGAGtcattttttttcatcatttgcaTGTTGTGACCCCTGAACTGAGGGTCTAAGCCACTGAGCTAGAAGCTTACTTGGGCCAGTAATGAGCTCTACTTCCTCCATGTGTCTCTGACACGAGTAAAAAGTAATATCAAGTAATCTATTATTGAAAAATTGCACTAACAGTGTTCTATGAAGGAACTCAGGAATGTACTTACTAATGAGATTATGATACAGATTAAAAGAACATATGTATCCATTCAAGGAGCATGTGTTAGTCCCTCAAAGCATAGTGGTAGTATTTAACAGGGATCAACTTTGTAACTCACCTTAGTTTAGAGGCTAGAAAAATCACTGTATTACAACCAGCAAACCTTCCTTTCTCCATCCTACCCTTGCTCCAAACCTGAGAAACCATATGGGAACATTACAAGGAGGCTGAGCTCTCTGAAGCCAGCTCCTGGCTGATTCGGCTGGCCTGGGAGAGGCAGGTATGGTCGGTCTGCCCTGTGGGCACAGAGTGttcagggaggggaagagagagaaaggccacCCCTGGCTCTAGGGTTGTTGGCGGAATCCAGAGCCTTAACACTAGAACTTAAATTTCTTAGAATGTTTTcaaaggaaaaggcaaagctatatGTTTTCTATAAAATCTTTATTATAGATTTGGaacttttatacattttattaccAAAGATTTTTAGTtcaatgtttcaatttttttacatcaattttttaaacatgaaaaattttaaacatattcaaaGGTAGATGAATAGTACATTGAACCTTTACGTACTGATCACCCAGATACAACAGTTACCAAGATTTTGCCCCAGTTGCTTCAAATAATCCCCccgtttcctttttctttgctaaagtatttaaaagcaaatcccagataGCATGTTATTTTACCCCTACCTCCTTCAGTAAGCATCTCTAAAAAATATGGTTATTTTCTTGTATAAACCACAATGCCATTATCATCCTTAACAAAATAAATCATGACTACTTGGTACCACCTAATACCCAGGCAAAGTCAAATTGCCTGAAGGTCAAGAATGTCTTTGGACAGTAATTTTGTTCTAATCAGGATCCATATGAAGTTCCACTCATCACATCTGgttgttttatctcttttatctCTCTTAATCTAgagctccccttcctccccccttTTTTCCATGTAATTGACTTATTGTAAAAACTGGGTCAGTTGTGCTATAGAATATTCTACTTTCTGGATCTGTTTGTTTCTCCCTTGTGGTATCATTTACCTTGTTCACTGTACCATGAATGGAAGCCCTTACCCCTGTTTTGAGTGTCAATCTGAAAGCCTTACCTTGGTGGCTGGATTAACATATACCACACATAGCACAGCAGAGAAAGCAGGCTGTGGCTCAGTATTA
Protein-coding regions in this window:
- the PCBD2 gene encoding pterin-4-alpha-carbinolamine dehydratase 2 isoform X5, with the translated sequence MSRIALQAEKMNHHPEWFNVYNKVQITLTSHDCGGLTKRDVKLAKFIDKAAASV